The genomic interval GTTTAGTGACATTCATGTTCAGAATTGCGTTGTCAGAAGTTTAGCACTACTGAATTAATTGTGATGCTTACACTAGCTGGGCTGAATAATGTCCGACCTACACCATGGTACATCCCCAACACGTCGTAAGCCTGCAAGACGAGTTATTTATCCACAGTAAATACGTGAATAATAAATACTTCGTCATTAATCCAATGTCCATTAGACTTTCTTTCACCTTGCGATCGGGATCGGCATACAGGTTATCAATAGGAAACGGCAGCTGCAATGCACAAAATCCCATAGAAAGTCAGAGAACGGAGTGAATATTGTTACTGATCATGCTCAGTACGGTGCTAGCAACAACACTGATACTAAAGCGTAAATGCTTACCCGATCGGCAAGAATGCGAGCTTTGTCAGGAGTGCCAACGCCGATGGCGATCAGCTTGGCACCGCCCTCCTCGAATTTCGCCATGGAGTCCTTCAGAACAGAGGCCAGTTCCCAGCTTCGCGATCCATTTGACCATGGCGAGAAACGCTGATTAGCAGGACGAGCAACACAAGAAACGGTGCAAACACATGGAAACCCTCGGTTCGATCCTCCTCACCAGCAGAAGCACCCGAAATGCCGGAGCAGCGCGACCACCGCCACACCCTACACGCAAGAGCAGCAAGAATTCGTCGTGTTTGAGTCGGTGCGTGCCTAGGTGATGCcgactcgccgtcgccgaggagaGATTCCTGCGAGGGGCAGCGATGGAGGCGGGTTACCTCGGTTGGGTCCCAGAGCTCCGTGAGCGGGACGGCGTCACCGGTGCCCGCGGCGAGCACGGACACGCCGCCGAGGGCGTCCCACACGCCGGGGGAGCTAGCATCCGGGGTGGGCGACGGGGAGACCGGAGGGGAAGCCCCTTCCGCCGCGGAGACGGTcagcgaccggcggcggcggcggcagagggaTCCCCGGGAT from Oryza brachyantha chromosome 3, ObraRS2, whole genome shotgun sequence carries:
- the LOC102703380 gene encoding prostamide/prostaglandin F synthase-like produces the protein METAASLSRAPLAGAGAGAARVAVAPAAVPALASRGSLCRRRRRSLTVSAAEGASPPVSPSPTPDASSPGVWDALGGVSVLAAGTGDAVPLTELWDPTEGVAVVALLRHFGCFCCWELASVLKDSMAKFEEGGAKLIAIGVGTPDKARILADRLPFPIDNLYADPDRKAYDVLGMYHGVGRTLFSPASAKIYSRLDYIKKATKNYTLEGTPANLTGVLQQGGMLVFRGKQLLYSWKDEGTGDHAPLDDVLNVCCKAPAA